The proteins below are encoded in one region of Myxococcales bacterium:
- a CDS encoding ribosome-associated translation inhibitor RaiA, with the protein MTFPLQITFRDIPPSEALEQRIREKAAKLEKFHDRIHRCHVVIEAPHRHKHKGFLYEVTIDITLPICELLANQRSGTSPAHEDAYVAVRDAFDAAARRLEDYIEKKRTLERQS; encoded by the coding sequence ATGACTTTTCCCTTACAAATTACATTTCGCGATATTCCACCCTCCGAAGCTCTTGAACAACGAATTCGAGAAAAAGCTGCTAAACTCGAAAAGTTTCATGACCGTATTCATCGCTGCCATGTCGTTATAGAAGCGCCACACCGGCACAAACACAAAGGCTTTCTTTACGAAGTTACCATAGACATAACGCTGCCAATATGCGAACTCTTGGCAAACCAAAGAAGCGGTACGAGTCCGGCACACGAAGATGCTTACGTAGCGGTACGTGACGCTTTCGATGCAGCAGCACGTCGGCTTGAGGACTACATCGAGAAGAAACGCACGCTAGAGCGGCAATCGTAG
- the atpE gene encoding ATP synthase F0 subunit C, with product MKKMMRQCLVFCGTAMVAMPAFAQMGGAPANEFSQQAISYLAAGLAIGIAAFGGALGQGKASATALDGIARNPNASGKIFTPMLLGLALIESLVLYAFVIALKLAGFF from the coding sequence ATGAAAAAAATGATGAGGCAATGTTTGGTGTTTTGTGGGACAGCAATGGTGGCAATGCCTGCCTTTGCTCAAATGGGTGGCGCTCCAGCCAATGAGTTCAGTCAGCAGGCGATTTCCTATCTTGCTGCTGGATTGGCTATTGGTATCGCCGCGTTTGGTGGTGCTTTGGGTCAGGGCAAAGCTTCGGCAACTGCACTTGATGGCATTGCTCGAAATCCAAATGCATCGGGCAAGATTTTTACGCCAATGCTTTTGGGGCTAGCGCTTATTGAGTCTTTGGTGCTCTACGCTTTCGTTATTGCGCTAAAACTAGCTGGTTTCTTCTGA
- a CDS encoding HCO3- transporter: MLHDSRFGSQALSADSPEALLEVYERYLAFVESPPKPTQDSVPPELRKTNKLAGGLLNDIKRRAPFYFSDFSDGLHPKALASTLFLFFACLAPAIAFGGLLTVLTHGQVGVVEMLVTHTLCGIVYALFSGQPLTILGSTGPVIIFMGILYGVCEQAGLSYLPVLGWIGLWTMAFIFAFTIFEAGSLMRWFSRFTDETFAALISLIFIVEAGKDILRGFTDESRSYQGALSSLVLALGTYVIATQLSRFRRSPLLLHSVREFLADFGPAIAIFTMTFVAWSMRHIDLVYLSAPEHFGTSTGRAWFVDIFQTPYWARLAAALPALLFSVLVFLDQNITVRLVNAPQHKLKKGAAYHLDLLVVGVLIGICSLFGLPWMVAATVRSLNHVRSLAHVSSQGGQEHVVSVIETRLTGLSVHVMIGLCLFVLPSLRAIPMSVLFGLFLFMGINSTRGNQFFERIKLWVTDPNMYPPKHYTRRVPKAVVHTFTAIQALCLTMLWIIKASILGIIFPLFIGLLVPIRLLMTRFFDPTHLAFLDAEEVPDEEMYREFD, from the coding sequence ATGCTGCATGATTCGCGATTTGGAAGCCAAGCACTAAGCGCCGATTCGCCGGAAGCATTGCTGGAGGTCTACGAGCGCTATCTTGCTTTTGTTGAATCACCCCCAAAACCAACACAAGACAGTGTTCCGCCAGAGCTCCGAAAAACAAACAAACTTGCAGGAGGACTGCTTAACGACATCAAACGACGTGCGCCCTTTTATTTCAGTGATTTTTCAGATGGCCTGCACCCGAAAGCCTTAGCATCAACCTTGTTTCTCTTTTTCGCGTGCCTGGCGCCTGCCATTGCGTTCGGGGGATTGCTCACCGTGCTTACGCACGGACAAGTCGGTGTGGTCGAAATGCTTGTAACGCACACGTTATGTGGCATCGTCTATGCGCTTTTTTCAGGACAACCACTCACGATTCTAGGCAGCACGGGCCCGGTAATTATTTTCATGGGGATTCTTTACGGCGTATGTGAACAAGCCGGCCTAAGCTACCTACCCGTGTTGGGCTGGATTGGCCTTTGGACGATGGCCTTTATCTTTGCTTTCACTATTTTTGAAGCAGGCAGTCTCATGCGTTGGTTTTCGCGTTTCACCGATGAAACCTTCGCTGCGCTCATATCACTTATTTTCATCGTCGAAGCAGGCAAAGATATTTTACGAGGATTTACGGACGAAAGCCGGAGTTATCAAGGAGCTCTCTCATCGCTCGTCCTTGCACTTGGCACTTACGTCATCGCCACACAACTGTCGCGATTTCGACGCAGCCCTCTTCTGCTTCACTCCGTGCGTGAATTTCTCGCTGATTTCGGACCAGCCATTGCTATCTTCACTATGACATTCGTGGCTTGGTCAATGCGTCACATCGACCTAGTCTACCTCTCCGCTCCAGAACACTTTGGCACAAGCACAGGGCGCGCCTGGTTCGTTGATATTTTTCAGACCCCATACTGGGCACGTTTGGCCGCCGCATTGCCTGCGCTCCTTTTTTCCGTGCTTGTCTTTCTCGATCAGAACATCACGGTACGGTTGGTCAATGCTCCGCAACATAAACTAAAAAAAGGAGCTGCCTACCACTTGGACCTTTTGGTCGTAGGCGTTCTTATTGGCATATGCTCCTTGTTTGGCCTGCCTTGGATGGTTGCCGCCACAGTACGGTCGTTAAATCATGTACGAAGTCTCGCTCATGTAAGCAGCCAGGGTGGTCAAGAACACGTCGTGTCGGTCATCGAAACAAGACTCACGGGCCTTTCGGTGCATGTCATGATTGGCCTTTGCCTTTTTGTACTTCCTTCTCTTCGGGCCATCCCGATGTCCGTGCTTTTTGGCTTGTTTTTGTTTATGGGCATCAACTCAACACGTGGCAACCAATTTTTCGAACGCATCAAGTTATGGGTCACCGATCCAAACATGTACCCTCCTAAGCACTACACGCGCCGTGTTCCCAAAGCGGTCGTCCATACCTTCACCGCAATACAAGCACTATGCCTCACCATGCTTTGGATCATTAAGGCTTCGATTCTGGGAATTATCTTTCCTTTGTTTATTGGCCTGCTGGTGCCTATTCGTCTACTCATGACTCGCTTTTTTGATCCCACACATCTAGCTTTCCTGGACGCGGAGGAAGTTCCCGACGAAGAGATGTACCGAGAGTTTGACTAA
- a CDS encoding ATP synthase subunit I has product MEILKKDAVFIWILGLGAFLALACGLLFGVQTALGLCAGCLLGAANWAALRWLGKRLSRQSLAPAAVVFIYVLKMSALFLLMAIALSSLKLHPLGFIVGLSTMVVGILAGSLINNAGSSLEEGE; this is encoded by the coding sequence ATGGAAATCCTAAAAAAAGACGCTGTTTTTATTTGGATTCTTGGGCTGGGCGCCTTTTTGGCCCTGGCTTGTGGTCTGCTTTTCGGCGTCCAGACTGCTCTTGGCCTGTGCGCTGGCTGTCTGCTTGGTGCCGCCAACTGGGCTGCTCTTCGTTGGCTCGGCAAAAGGCTTAGCCGCCAGAGCCTGGCTCCAGCCGCAGTCGTTTTTATCTATGTTCTAAAGATGAGTGCCCTGTTTTTGCTCATGGCGATCGCACTTTCTAGCTTAAAATTGCATCCTTTGGGCTTTATTGTCGGTCTTAGCACCATGGTCGTTGGCATTCTTGCCGGGAGTCTGATAAACAACGCCGGCTCCTCGCTGGAAGAGGGAGAGTAA
- the pyrR gene encoding bifunctional pyr operon transcriptional regulator/uracil phosphoribosyltransferase PyrR, protein MDAKDVLRSIQRMAMAIVEQTHGPQQLALVGVRRGGVPIATWMAEFIRKSEGLEVPVGTVDISLYRDDAASALPDPKIGPSHVPFDIKGKDVVLVDDVLHTGRTIRAAIECLLDYGRPRRIWLAVLCDRGARELPIMADFVGREVKVPEGVLLDACVDSEKIEDAFVRLRNRVG, encoded by the coding sequence ATGGATGCAAAGGATGTATTACGCAGCATTCAGCGTATGGCCATGGCAATCGTTGAGCAAACTCACGGCCCGCAGCAGTTAGCTCTTGTTGGGGTGCGCCGTGGTGGCGTGCCAATTGCAACGTGGATGGCCGAGTTCATACGCAAAAGTGAAGGCCTCGAGGTTCCCGTCGGAACAGTCGACATTTCCCTTTATAGGGATGATGCGGCGTCCGCGCTTCCTGACCCTAAAATAGGACCGAGTCATGTGCCTTTTGATATCAAAGGCAAAGACGTTGTTTTGGTGGACGATGTTCTTCACACAGGTCGGACTATCCGAGCAGCAATAGAGTGTTTGCTCGATTATGGTCGCCCGCGACGAATATGGCTTGCGGTGCTTTGTGATCGGGGTGCTCGAGAGCTTCCCATTATGGCTGATTTTGTGGGTCGCGAAGTGAAAGTCCCAGAGGGTGTGCTCCTGGATGCATGCGTTGATTCGGAGAAGATTGAAGATGCATTCGTCAGATTGCGAAATAGGGTTGGATAA
- the atpB gene encoding F0F1 ATP synthase subunit A, producing the protein MPHGQTWFNFLPFFKDVERAAQGFGETWIAHQSVPVGHVFGAVFVLLLLTFLGFLTYKKVADTEKALVPEDTFSAAVFIELVVQMVYGSMTEMMGKKAAKFFLPLIGTCALFILVSNSLGLVPGFSPPTDSLNTTLACASVIFFSTHIFGIREHGIAYFKHFLGPIIKWYALPLMLLMFVIETISHIVRPMSLSIRLMGNMFADHTLLTVILGLVVGGLGVVGVFIPVPVLVMVLGSLVVVVQTVVFCLLSTVYIALAIEHGEH; encoded by the coding sequence ATGCCACACGGTCAAACTTGGTTTAATTTTCTTCCTTTTTTTAAGGATGTCGAACGTGCTGCGCAGGGCTTCGGTGAGACTTGGATTGCTCACCAATCGGTCCCCGTGGGTCACGTGTTTGGCGCCGTTTTTGTATTGCTCTTATTGACCTTCCTGGGCTTCCTTACCTACAAGAAGGTTGCAGACACCGAAAAAGCACTCGTGCCCGAGGATACCTTTAGCGCAGCTGTGTTTATCGAGCTCGTGGTGCAAATGGTCTATGGCTCGATGACCGAAATGATGGGCAAAAAGGCGGCGAAGTTTTTTCTGCCGCTCATCGGTACCTGCGCGCTTTTTATTTTAGTTTCAAACTCCCTCGGCCTAGTTCCAGGTTTTTCGCCACCGACCGATTCGCTCAATACGACTTTGGCTTGCGCCTCGGTGATTTTCTTTTCGACACATATCTTTGGTATCAGAGAGCACGGCATTGCTTATTTTAAGCACTTCCTAGGTCCGATTATTAAGTGGTATGCCCTTCCTTTGATGCTATTGATGTTCGTGATTGAAACCATCAGTCATATCGTGCGACCCATGTCGCTGTCGATTCGCTTGATGGGAAATATGTTTGCTGACCATACGTTGCTTACCGTTATTCTTGGCTTGGTAGTGGGTGGGCTTGGTGTGGTTGGTGTGTTTATCCCAGTGCCTGTTTTGGTGATGGTACTGGGGTCGTTGGTCGTCGTCGTTCAGACGGTGGTCTTTTGTTTGCTTTCAACAGTTTATATCGCTTTGGCGATTGAACACGGGGAACACTAA
- a CDS encoding AtpZ/AtpI family protein: protein MPLIDPEGREQLKVAARVSIVGLELVLAMVVGYLVGRWLDNHFGTNPYLKITGLVLGCITGFRALYRLAKTVDLDKM from the coding sequence ATGCCATTAATAGACCCAGAAGGGCGAGAGCAGCTCAAAGTCGCAGCGCGAGTGAGCATTGTGGGCTTGGAATTGGTGCTTGCCATGGTGGTTGGCTACCTCGTCGGTCGTTGGTTGGATAATCATTTTGGTACAAACCCCTATTTGAAGATCACTGGCTTGGTATTGGGCTGTATAACGGGTTTTCGCGCTTTGTATCGTTTGGCGAAAACCGTTGATTTGGACAAGATGTGA
- a CDS encoding flippase-like domain-containing protein, translating to MKFSLPKRQVFALLISILVSVVALFATFRGVDFNSFWAQTTKVKMGVFLLSYLSAGLGFLCIALRIKILVGTQHPFSFKDALRSVFAGYLGNAVLPARIGEFLKAGYISFRTGLSPGLSIALIAVERVIDLALVIAFSLWVLPLALGSGALGPGVWLAVAIAAAGCCVLVVATFQSMLFMKVVRYVLSFLGAKLERLILPIAQQVLDGLGALKKKKDAFYVILLSVFYWLFSLVTLHVWTLAFDLEVPWYASFLLLAFLAVGTALPAAAAYVGTYHFAVVAALSVMDTPKSRAAAVAVFVHAAGMIPWVILGALLVGPTVLSRSTKRIADKPSDKGDII from the coding sequence ATGAAATTTTCACTGCCTAAGCGCCAGGTTTTTGCTCTACTCATTTCGATTCTAGTTAGTGTGGTTGCTCTTTTTGCGACTTTCAGAGGCGTGGATTTCAATTCATTTTGGGCTCAGACCACAAAAGTGAAAATGGGAGTGTTCTTGCTCAGTTATCTTAGTGCAGGCCTCGGCTTTTTGTGTATCGCCTTGCGGATCAAGATTCTTGTGGGCACGCAACACCCCTTCAGTTTCAAAGACGCATTGCGTTCTGTGTTTGCTGGGTATTTGGGCAACGCTGTGCTACCGGCCCGAATAGGAGAGTTCCTGAAGGCTGGTTACATTTCGTTTCGCACTGGCCTTTCTCCCGGGCTGAGCATTGCGCTTATTGCGGTCGAGCGAGTTATTGATCTGGCACTGGTGATTGCCTTTTCACTTTGGGTGCTTCCTTTGGCTCTTGGCTCTGGCGCGCTTGGTCCAGGCGTTTGGCTTGCAGTGGCCATTGCTGCAGCAGGTTGTTGCGTGCTTGTTGTCGCTACTTTTCAGTCAATGTTGTTTATGAAAGTTGTGCGCTATGTGCTTTCTTTCCTGGGGGCAAAGCTTGAGCGGCTGATTTTGCCTATTGCGCAACAAGTACTCGATGGTCTTGGCGCCCTAAAGAAAAAGAAAGATGCGTTCTACGTTATTTTACTGAGTGTGTTTTATTGGTTGTTTAGCTTAGTGACATTGCATGTGTGGACCTTGGCTTTTGATCTCGAGGTGCCGTGGTATGCGAGCTTTCTATTGTTGGCCTTTTTGGCAGTGGGAACGGCACTTCCGGCGGCAGCTGCCTATGTAGGGACCTATCATTTTGCCGTGGTTGCAGCGTTGTCTGTGATGGATACACCTAAGTCACGTGCTGCTGCGGTTGCGGTGTTTGTTCACGCCGCCGGCATGATTCCGTGGGTCATCCTAGGTGCACTATTGGTGGGGCCAACCGTTTTGTCGCGAAGCACAAAGCGCATCGCAGATAAACCGTCAGACAAAGGCGATATAATTTAG
- a CDS encoding aspartate carbamoyltransferase catalytic subunit, translated as MSLAKEKAFRHRHVLGIEALSRGDVEQIFDAAEAFFEVSRRAVRKVPTLRGKTIINAFFEPSTRTRTSFEIAGKRLSADVINVSGSSSSVSKGETLLDTCRTLQAMCPDVIVIRHQASGAADFVAEKTNVRVINAGDGMHEHPSQALLDAFALRSRLGSIDGLRIAICGDLMHSRVVRSNILLWKLMGCEVHVVGPNTLIPPGIERLGAKVFHSVESALEGADVVMALRIQQERLKSACIPSLREYAKCYGINQKRLELAKKNALVMHPGPMNRGVEIDPLVADGPQSLILDQVEAGVAVRMALLYFLAGDGEYTP; from the coding sequence ATGAGCTTAGCAAAAGAAAAAGCTTTTCGGCACCGCCACGTGCTTGGCATCGAGGCGCTTAGTCGCGGCGATGTGGAGCAAATATTTGATGCAGCCGAAGCTTTTTTTGAAGTGTCACGAAGAGCAGTTCGCAAGGTACCGACTTTGCGAGGGAAAACAATCATCAACGCCTTTTTTGAACCCTCTACACGTACCAGGACTTCGTTTGAAATCGCGGGCAAACGCTTGTCCGCCGATGTGATTAATGTCTCTGGCAGTAGTTCAAGCGTAAGTAAGGGCGAGACCTTGCTCGATACCTGCCGGACCCTGCAAGCCATGTGTCCGGATGTGATTGTGATTCGTCATCAAGCTTCGGGTGCTGCTGATTTTGTGGCTGAGAAAACAAATGTGCGGGTCATCAACGCAGGCGATGGCATGCATGAACATCCCTCCCAAGCATTGCTTGACGCCTTTGCATTGCGGTCTCGTTTGGGATCGATCGACGGTTTGCGTATCGCGATATGTGGGGATCTGATGCATTCCCGTGTCGTGCGATCCAATATTTTGCTTTGGAAACTCATGGGCTGCGAAGTGCACGTGGTTGGTCCCAACACTTTGATTCCGCCTGGTATTGAGCGCCTTGGTGCGAAAGTGTTTCATTCTGTCGAAAGCGCTTTGGAAGGTGCCGATGTGGTGATGGCCTTGCGCATCCAGCAGGAACGACTCAAGAGCGCATGCATACCGAGTTTAAGAGAGTACGCAAAGTGTTACGGCATCAACCAAAAACGCCTTGAGCTAGCGAAGAAAAACGCGCTGGTGATGCATCCTGGCCCCATGAATCGGGGTGTGGAGATTGATCCTCTTGTGGCGGATGGTCCTCAAAGTTTAATCTTGGACCAAGTCGAAGCAGGAGTGGCTGTGCGCATGGCGCTACTGTATTTTCTTGCTGGCGATGGCGAATACACGCCCTAG
- a CDS encoding cytochrome c maturation protein CcmE, producing MNEPSEITDPSVTPKRRLPGWAKIGIVFTLLCTAVGFLLFGSDASDAFVYSKLVHEVVDTPAMFEGKQLRVEGDLRQGSVKFREQPCEWRFVLEKKDKIMAVRFPQCVVPDTFRDGQGLTVTVEGTLNKDGSFLASQVIPRCPSKYEMKQRSEKGEKMPYETPHAPTAEQY from the coding sequence ATGAACGAGCCATCTGAAATTACTGATCCTAGTGTTACACCAAAACGTCGGCTGCCAGGTTGGGCGAAAATCGGCATTGTCTTTACTTTGCTTTGTACCGCTGTCGGTTTTTTGCTGTTTGGAAGCGATGCTTCGGATGCTTTTGTGTACTCCAAACTTGTTCATGAAGTTGTCGACACGCCTGCTATGTTCGAAGGTAAACAATTGCGCGTTGAAGGTGACCTTCGACAGGGCTCGGTCAAATTTCGAGAACAGCCCTGCGAGTGGCGTTTCGTGCTGGAGAAAAAAGACAAAATCATGGCGGTGCGGTTTCCGCAGTGTGTTGTCCCAGATACCTTTCGCGACGGTCAGGGTTTGACCGTCACGGTTGAAGGAACGCTTAATAAAGACGGTAGCTTTTTAGCAAGCCAAGTCATTCCGCGATGTCCTTCCAAATACGAAATGAAACAACGTTCGGAAAAGGGCGAGAAAATGCCTTACGAAACTCCGCACGCGCCCACTGCAGAACAGTATTAA